The Afipia massiliensis genome has a segment encoding these proteins:
- the bufB gene encoding MNIO family bufferin maturase, whose product MSVLTRLPISSGIAFKPQHFPAIMASDQPVGFFEIHAENYMGDGGAPHAQLHALRERYALSLHGVGLSIGSMGSLDRDHLARLKHLCEHYQPHSFSEHLAWSSHGDVYLNDLLPLPYTEETLERVVEHVDLVQSTLGRRMLLENPSAYLVFAESVIPETEFLDTVARRTDCGLLLDVNNVFVSARNHSTDPLAYLAQFPLHRVGEIHLGGHDEQADEHGDPLLIDAHGTPIAEPVWRLYEYVIEKIGPLPTLIEWDNEVPEWHVLAAEAQRVNAILTRQRLAVAI is encoded by the coding sequence CGGCTTCCCATCTCTTCAGGCATTGCGTTCAAACCGCAACATTTCCCTGCGATCATGGCTTCTGATCAGCCGGTCGGATTCTTTGAGATTCACGCAGAGAACTATATGGGTGACGGCGGCGCTCCGCATGCACAGCTTCACGCGCTGCGCGAGCGATATGCTCTTTCGCTTCATGGCGTCGGCCTCTCGATCGGCTCTATGGGATCACTTGACCGCGATCATCTTGCGCGTCTCAAGCACCTTTGCGAGCATTACCAGCCGCACAGCTTCTCGGAGCATCTCGCATGGTCGTCGCACGGCGACGTTTACCTCAACGACCTGCTGCCCTTGCCCTATACGGAAGAGACGCTTGAGCGCGTCGTGGAGCATGTCGATCTCGTTCAATCCACACTTGGACGGCGAATGCTATTGGAGAATCCATCGGCCTATCTGGTATTTGCCGAAAGCGTTATTCCTGAGACGGAGTTTCTCGACACGGTCGCACGCCGCACCGATTGTGGCCTGCTGCTCGACGTCAACAATGTTTTCGTATCGGCACGTAATCACAGCACGGATCCTCTCGCCTACCTCGCGCAGTTTCCGCTGCATCGCGTCGGCGAGATCCATCTTGGCGGCCACGATGAGCAGGCCGACGAACATGGCGATCCACTACTGATCGATGCGCACGGCACACCAATAGCGGAGCCGGTCTGGCGCTTGTACGAGTATGTGATCGAGAAGATCGGCCCTCTGCCTACGTTGATCGAGTGGGACAACGAAGTGCCGGAATGGCATGTCCTCGCCGCGGAGGCGCAGCGCGTGAATGCAATCCTCACCCGCCAGCGTTTGGCAGTCGCAATCTGA
- a CDS encoding HvfC/BufC N-terminal domain-containing protein gives MFADMQAIFIQALLDPDKPVPASVTSYRTGVPVKRFAVYRNNVIAGLVEAMRAGFPIVERIVGADFFAATARLYAINRPPRSPLMLRYGDDFPEFLSHFPPAAELPYLADVARLELARRLAYHAADAEPLRIELITTLTPDALAESRLTIHPSVSIVRSRHPIFTIWAMNSGDIELTPIDEDAAEDALVTRANLEVTVHRMFSGGAAFLQCLMAGNTFGAAASTALKDNADFDLTANLAMLIGSGAIIDVQRTAEGVPNDQCI, from the coding sequence ATGTTTGCGGATATGCAAGCCATTTTTATCCAGGCGCTGCTCGATCCCGACAAGCCGGTCCCCGCTTCGGTTACGTCCTATCGGACTGGCGTGCCCGTGAAGCGCTTTGCGGTTTACCGCAACAACGTCATTGCAGGCCTTGTCGAAGCCATGCGCGCGGGCTTTCCGATCGTAGAGCGCATCGTCGGCGCAGATTTTTTTGCGGCGACGGCACGGCTCTATGCGATCAACCGCCCGCCGCGCTCACCATTGATGCTGCGCTATGGCGACGATTTTCCGGAATTCCTGTCGCACTTTCCGCCGGCAGCGGAACTTCCCTACCTCGCTGACGTGGCGCGGCTGGAACTGGCGCGTCGACTTGCCTATCACGCAGCTGACGCAGAACCGCTGCGCATAGAACTTATAACGACACTTACCCCGGATGCGCTCGCCGAATCCCGGCTAACGATTCACCCCTCCGTATCAATCGTCAGATCACGGCACCCGATTTTCACTATCTGGGCGATGAACAGCGGCGATATAGAACTCACGCCGATCGATGAAGACGCCGCCGAAGACGCGCTCGTCACACGCGCCAATCTCGAAGTCACTGTTCACAGGATGTTTTCTGGCGGCGCTGCGTTTCTTCAATGTCTTATGGCCGGCAATACATTCGGCGCAGCAGCCAGCACGGCTCTCAAGGATAACGCCGACTTCGACTTAACTGCCAATCTCGCAATGCTGATCGGCTCCGGCGCAATCATCGATGTTCAGCGCACGGCGGAAGGAGTTCCGAATGACCAGTGCATTTAA
- a CDS encoding DoxX family protein, whose translation MTSAFNDQTLRARSSDLVEKFVGLLDQIPHWLIALIARLSIAGVFWRSGATKIEGFRVTEGAIELFRSEYRLPLIDPTLAAHLAAISEHLFPILLVIGFATRLSALALLGMTLVIQIFVYPDAWPTHGTWAACLLILVARGAGYLSLDHLISRGQRAA comes from the coding sequence ATGACCAGTGCATTTAATGATCAAACTCTCCGTGCCCGTTCTTCGGATTTAGTGGAAAAGTTCGTCGGATTGCTGGATCAGATTCCCCACTGGCTCATCGCACTGATTGCGCGACTGTCAATCGCCGGCGTGTTCTGGCGGTCAGGGGCGACAAAAATCGAAGGGTTTCGCGTTACGGAAGGCGCGATCGAACTGTTTCGCAGTGAATATCGACTGCCGCTGATTGATCCAACACTTGCGGCTCATCTCGCCGCGATCAGCGAGCACCTTTTTCCGATCTTGCTGGTCATCGGCTTCGCGACGCGACTGTCGGCACTGGCTCTCCTCGGCATGACACTCGTGATTCAGATTTTTGTTTACCCCGACGCTTGGCCAACGCACGGGACATGGGCGGCGTGCCTGCTGATTTTAGTTGCTCGCGGCGCCGGATACCTTTCACTGGATCACCTGATCTCTCGCGGTCAACGGGCGGCGTAG
- the greA gene encoding transcription elongation factor GreA: MSVAFTKEESAETASETQLPDRPISDHPNLVTSDGLRKLQDALREAQSAYEATQGVEDVNERRRLGAIPLRDVRYFAERVRTAQVMPDPTRVDIVAFGSTVTFNRSDGRVQDYRIVGEDEADPKAGSISFVSPIARMLMGKSVGDVVGTGDKEIEILRIS, translated from the coding sequence TTGAGCGTAGCCTTCACAAAAGAAGAGAGTGCGGAAACCGCATCTGAAACCCAGCTACCTGATCGACCTATTTCCGACCACCCCAATTTGGTTACCAGCGACGGGCTGAGAAAATTACAGGACGCACTGCGAGAAGCACAAAGCGCATATGAGGCGACGCAAGGGGTTGAAGACGTAAATGAGCGCCGGCGACTTGGAGCTATCCCCTTACGTGACGTTCGCTACTTCGCCGAGAGAGTTCGGACCGCCCAAGTTATGCCGGACCCGACAAGGGTGGACATTGTGGCTTTTGGGAGCACTGTTACGTTTAATCGGAGTGACGGCCGCGTGCAGGACTATCGCATTGTTGGAGAGGACGAAGCTGACCCGAAGGCAGGATCGATTTCGTTCGTGTCTCCTATTGCAAGGATGCTAATGGGCAAATCGGTGGGCGACGTTGTTGGGACGGGAGACAAGGAAATTGAAATTCTTCGCATCTCTTAG
- a CDS encoding PQQ-dependent sugar dehydrogenase has product MALPKTFMVSAVLAAFVIHPAAQAESINAGGRTANPTLPFTAQAIAEFNTPWAIGFLPDGRLLVTEKPGRIFLVTQGGQKAEVGNVPDVAASGQNGLLDIAVAPDFATSSRVYFTYVEPGRGGSRLVLSRATLSVSDSSVTLADRVAIWRQTPAVGGGQPGGIIAFDPQGSHLFLTVGDRMQPASAQDPSQARGKVLRLNLDGSTPADNPHAAKGGVLGQTWTTGHRNPYGLAFAPDGRLWLHEMGPRGGDELNLIEAGRNYGWPLVSNGDNYSGSPIPDHDTRLEFTAPAVYWTPVISPAGLTFYAGALFPQWRGSALVGALSAQSLVRVSFRSDGQPDEAERWSMGGRIRDVAVAPDGAIWVIEDRNPGRLLRLTPANRRAG; this is encoded by the coding sequence ATGGCTCTACCAAAGACATTTATGGTGTCGGCAGTGTTGGCAGCATTCGTCATCCATCCCGCCGCGCAAGCAGAGAGCATCAACGCTGGCGGTCGCACCGCCAATCCCACACTCCCCTTCACCGCGCAGGCTATCGCCGAGTTCAACACGCCCTGGGCCATTGGATTTCTTCCCGATGGACGGCTGCTCGTCACCGAGAAGCCGGGCCGGATTTTTCTCGTTACCCAGGGCGGCCAGAAGGCAGAGGTCGGGAATGTGCCGGACGTCGCCGCCTCCGGACAGAACGGCCTGCTAGACATCGCCGTCGCACCGGATTTCGCGACCAGCTCGCGCGTCTATTTTACCTATGTAGAGCCCGGCCGAGGCGGCAGTCGTCTCGTGCTGTCCCGCGCGACGCTTTCCGTTTCGGACAGCAGCGTGACGCTCGCGGACCGCGTCGCGATCTGGCGGCAGACGCCTGCGGTTGGGGGTGGCCAACCAGGCGGCATCATCGCCTTCGACCCGCAGGGATCGCATCTCTTCCTGACGGTCGGGGACCGAATGCAACCGGCGAGCGCGCAGGACCCCAGCCAGGCGCGCGGCAAGGTGTTGCGATTGAACCTCGACGGGTCGACACCGGCAGACAATCCGCATGCCGCGAAAGGCGGCGTGCTGGGCCAGACATGGACCACGGGCCACCGCAATCCCTATGGTCTGGCTTTCGCACCCGACGGCCGACTCTGGCTCCACGAGATGGGCCCGCGCGGCGGCGACGAACTGAACCTGATCGAGGCCGGCCGGAACTACGGCTGGCCCCTCGTGTCCAATGGCGACAACTACAGCGGTTCGCCGATCCCCGACCATGATACGCGGCTCGAATTCACGGCTCCTGCCGTCTACTGGACCCCAGTGATCTCCCCGGCAGGTCTCACCTTCTACGCGGGCGCGCTTTTTCCGCAGTGGCGGGGATCCGCACTGGTCGGCGCGCTCTCGGCGCAGTCGTTGGTGCGAGTGAGTTTCAGATCCGACGGGCAGCCCGATGAGGCCGAGCGCTGGAGCATGGGCGGCCGCATCCGCGATGTCGCCGTCGCCCCGGACGGCGCGATCTGGGTGATCGAGGATCGCAATCCCGGCCGCCTGTTGCGGCTAACGCCCGCCAACCGGCGCGCCGGTTGA